A window of Sporolituus thermophilus DSM 23256 contains these coding sequences:
- a CDS encoding 4Fe-4S binding protein, producing MPNKIQPYLFWILLAFLAIGYFYPAIGVTAIVCMLAPVLLAPFKGRYWCGNFCPRGSFYDTILAKVSPKKPIPAFFRSKGFRLFMIFFIMTVFTVQMYYAWGDWPAMGLVFLRLIFITTLVGIILGLLFHHRTWCSFCPMGTMASWFSAKAKPLRVDAACVSCKLCSKVCPFGLTPYETKSTDSGYLHPDCLKCGRCVAACPKKALHF from the coding sequence ATGCCAAATAAAATTCAACCATACCTATTTTGGATCTTGCTGGCCTTTTTGGCCATTGGTTATTTCTATCCCGCAATCGGAGTCACCGCCATTGTGTGCATGCTGGCACCAGTATTGCTGGCGCCGTTCAAAGGCCGCTACTGGTGCGGCAACTTCTGCCCGCGCGGCAGCTTTTACGACACTATTCTAGCTAAGGTTTCGCCCAAAAAGCCTATTCCTGCCTTTTTCCGCAGTAAGGGCTTTCGCTTGTTTATGATTTTCTTTATTATGACGGTTTTCACCGTGCAAATGTACTATGCCTGGGGTGACTGGCCGGCCATGGGCTTGGTGTTCCTCCGGCTAATCTTCATCACCACACTGGTTGGCATCATTCTTGGCTTGCTTTTTCATCACCGGACGTGGTGCTCATTCTGTCCTATGGGTACAATGGCCAGCTGGTTCAGCGCTAAAGCTAAGCCACTCCGGGTAGATGCTGCATGCGTGAGCTGTAAGCTGTGCAGCAAAGTCTGCCCGTTCGGGCTAACGCCGTATGAAACCAAAAGCACTGATAGCGGTTACCTGCATCCCGATTGCCTTAAGTGCGGCCGCTGCGTGGCGGCATGCCCCAAAAAGGCGCTGCACTTTTGA